A window of the Eremothecium cymbalariae DBVPG#7215 chromosome 5, complete sequence genome harbors these coding sequences:
- the ATG16 gene encoding Atg16p (similar to Ashbya gossypii AFL186W) produces the protein METKEEIALQQLYLVRLRERDRINQNYSQLFPIAILIDNDDYPTPNAQDTSIRNLRMELRSKEQENQKLKDIIQLRNKDYGKLNDEIIGLNLENSLLQEKLASLQNEYDILIERWLAKAQLEADAMNNVLK, from the coding sequence ATGGAAACGAAAGAGGAAATAGCGTTACAACAGTTATATTTGGTACGATTGAGGGAGCGTGATCGTATCAATCAAAATTACTCTCAGCTTTTTCCAATTGCGATATTAATAGATAACGATGACTATCCAACCCCGAATGCCCAGGATACATCCATAAGAAACTTGAGGATGGAATTACGCAGcaaagaacaagagaaccaaaaactaaaagatattattcaatTAAGAAATAAAGATTATGGGAAATTAAACGATGAAATTATTGGTTTGAACCTGGAGAACAGTCTGCTTCAAGAGAAATTGGCTTCACTTCAGAATGAGTATGATATTCTAATCGAACGATGGTTAGCAAAAGCTCAGCTAGAAGCAGATGCTATGAACAACGTTCTAAAATAA
- the CVM1 gene encoding Cvm1p (similar to Ashbya gossypii AFL187C): MSNNLETETSLIKDQNLSEVGALREQEGNISRRWFMWFGAKNVLSVDEEAPVNEDPVESATLSHQKQQSFIKNISSWIPYYYCHPEEDFSIDKSTEYYQLTAKQIQSLEQEALQAVARGYNSWCWHTEYLPDIGDSTGGWCLIEGELSVACTGSQNCQLPLRCYPLAEKSSSSIYVNNSLLLPGYAPEEYFHHIPWTTKLASTIRRYYNSSRESHLYLKEGTEDNLRDKKIMVISIVGSLPEKYEKIALGSSYSSRYIGKKLAEALQRELPKSISNIAIQTPLDRKPIEDCLKECMDLLCNWRTSFQEYDALFIVGVYHSVPLAIFLIEEIMKHQSLFLVDKKSTIGLLSFNSCLRGYQFWDHSVDTVLEEDANFQYSREKGLFQGASKIQREILSKIKNYGKQDTEESITIKNSMDWLFYNCKSFKMTFISSLHDSFMTISQKLAIDYVHPGIQRHVWCSGEHLNLDLLNLSTSSTFYGLEIPNAPVFKSYLDIPKERMFEIILINNLILTINLGYQEFIPILQLISPYFISRSFNEHTIPANLKKQIQNDQKSWLLAAENKWKNVNLDSDRFLPKEINALSEYLDFLSYSRVKNIEAFDIRDTVYDDNNIYRAFVKNTIYTTLLLEKQHVCISEHTVTPQSIFNGVNQYDLVWKFHECLSKLIKLRNIPEQPKPRLQFSISLDNEFLHDIHESSFARNNRESLRRLNDLWSSYCNWKPQTKGLKQLQDILSVLSLYNTAADLRKDVTR; encoded by the coding sequence ATGAGTAATAATTTAGAAACTGAAACGAGCTTGATAAAGGATCAGAATCTATCCGAAGTGGGTGCTTTAAGGGAGCAAGAAGGTAATATTTCAAGGAGATGGTTCATGTGGTTCGGGGCCAAAAACGTCCTTTCTGTAGATGAAGAAGCCCCAGTAAATGAAGACCCAGTGGAATCGGCAACCTTGTCACATCAAAAACAGCAGTCGTTTATTAAGAATATTTCAAGCTGGATTCCGTATTATTACTGTCATCCAGAGGAAGATTTTTCAATCGATAAATCCACTGAATATTACCAATTAACAGCGAAGCAAATCCAGTCGTTGGAACAAGAAGCACTTCAAGCAGTCGCTAGAGGTTACAATTCCTGGTGCTGGCATACAGAGTACCTCCCCGATATTGGTGACAGTACTGGCGGTTGGTGTTTAATTGAAGGAGAGTTAAGTGTTGCTTGCACGGGGTCTCAAAACTGTCAGTTGCCATTGAGATGTTATCCACTTGCTGAGAAGTCTAGCAGCTCTATATATGTTAACAATTCACTACTCCTACCCGGCTATGCCCCTGAGGAATATTTCCATCACATACCCTGGACGACTAAACTTGCATCAACTATAAGAAGATATTATAATTCCTCCAGAGAATCCCACTTATATCTTAAAGAAGGAACTGAGGATAATCTCAgagacaaaaaaatcatggTTATAAGTATTGTAGGGTCTTTACCGGAGAAGTATGAAAAGATTGCATTAGGAAGCTCATATTCTTCTAGATATATAGGCAAAAAACTGGCTGAAGCATTGCAACGAGAACTtccaaaatcaatttctAACATAGCGATACAAACTCCATTAGATAGGAAGCCAATAGAAGACTGTTTAAAAGAATGTATGGATCTACTTTGCAATTGGAGGACTTcttttcaagaatatgatgCGCTTTTTATAGTTGGTGTTTATCACAGTGTTCCGCTCgctatatttttgattgaagaaattatgAAACACCAAAGTTTATTTCTGGTAGATAAAAAATCGACAATTGGATTGCTGTCTTTCAATTCATGTTTAAGAGGCTATCAATTTTGGGATCATAGTGTAGATACAGTTTTAGAAGAGGATGCCAACTTTCAATATAGCAGAGAAAAGGGGTTGTTTCAAGGGGCCTCAAAGATTCAAAGAGAAATTTTATCTAAGATTAAAAATTATGGGAAACAAGATACTGAGGAATCAATAACAATCAAAAATTCTATGGATTGGTTATTCTACAACTGTAAATCCTTTAAAATGACTTTTATAAGTTCTTTGCACGACAGTTTCATGACTATATCTCAAAAACTAGCTATTGACTATGTCCACCCAGGAATTCAACGTCATGTTTGGTGCAGTGGGGAGCATCTAAATCTAGATCTTCTCAACTTATCCACTTCTTCCACCTTCTATGGTTTGGAGATCCCCAATGCCCCCGTTTTCAAGTCTTATTTGGACATTCCAAAGGAAAGAATGTTCGAAATTATCCTCATTAACAATTTGATATTGACTATAAACTTAGGCTACCAAGAGTTCATCCCCATATTGCAATTAATAAGCCCTTATTTCATATCAAGATCCTTCAACGAACACACTATCCCAGcaaatttgaagaaacaaattcaaaacGACCAGAAAAGTTGGCTCTTGGCCGCTGAGAATAAGTGGAAAAATGTCAACCTCGACAGTGACAGGTTTTTGCCCAAAGAAATCAATGCTCTCTCAGAATACTTAGATTTCTTATCTTATTCCAGAGTCAAGAATATAGAAGCGTTTGATATACGTGATACGGTTTATGATGacaacaatatatatagggCATTTGTCAAAAACACCATCTATACCACCCTTCTATTAGAAAAACAGCATGTCTGTATTTCCGAACATACGGTAACACCACAAAGCATATTCAATGGCGTAAATCAATATGATTTGGTATGGAAATTTCATGAATGCCTTAGCAAGCTTATCAAGCTGAGAAATATTCCAGAACAACCAAAACCTAGACTTCAATTCTCAATTTCATTAGACAATGAATTTTTGCATGATATCCATGAATCCTCATTCGCTCGTAATAACAGGGAATCCCTTCGTAGATTAAATGACTTGTGGTCCAGCTATTGTAATTGGAAACCCCAAACAAAAGGATTAAAACAGTTGCAGGACATCTTAAGCGTGTTATCTCTATATAATACGGCTGCTGATTTGAGGAAGGATGTAACACGTTGA